The Pectobacterium parmentieri genome segment CACCGGAGTTAAGCCCAAACGCATTCAGCATCGTATTTAATTTGGCGGCGGTTTCGGCCCATTCATCTTCAGGGACGGATGCCTCAACAATGCCCGCTCCCGCAAACAGGCGGACTTTATTGTGTTTGATGGTACCGCAACGAATGGCTACCGCCCATTCGCCATCGCCGTTGGCATCACACCAGCCAACAATGCCGCTGAATACGCCACGATCGTGCGGTTCCAGTTCGGCGATCAACTGACGCGCTTCCTGCGTGGGGAAGCCACACAGTGCAGGGGTCGGATGTAGCTGACAGGCGACCTGAAGTGCTGTCATATCCGGGTTCGCCAGTTCACCGCGGATCGCCGTGGACAGGTGCCACATGGAGGCAGTGCTCATCAGCGAGGGAGCCGATGGAATGGTTAACGACGCGCACAACGGCGTCAGGCGTTGGCGAATGTCGTCCACCACCAGCTTATGCTCGTGCTTATCTTTGCCAGAATTCAGCAAACTCTGGCTGTTCAGATAGTCCAGATGTTCATCGTTCATCCGTCGAGCCGAACCCGCCAGTGGATTAGAGACAATCACATTTCCCTGCTTACGCAGCAGCAACTCTGGGCTGGCACCCAGTAATACGGCCCCATCTGGCAGCGGCAGCGAAAAGTGATATCCACCCGAATTCTGTACCATCAGGTTGTTGAGGATCGTCTGCGCCTTAACGGGCCTTATCAGCTCAATGTCCAGAATACGCGACAGCACCGCTTTGCTCAGTTCTCCACGACGGAAGCGCTCAACGGCTTGTGCAACAATGGACTTGA includes the following:
- a CDS encoding isochorismate synthase; the encoded protein is MDTLITETETFSGLTYSEQTAFLYASEHRSLSTSGLFERISSPVCVPDSHDDRLSPAIAQAFQRARQAGQTLPIVVGAIPFDTTQPSCLYIPDNYTVTTKSELVSRARKHRTASPTALTLNSVPDERQFKSIVAQAVERFRRGELSKAVLSRILDIELIRPVKAQTILNNLMVQNSGGYHFSLPLPDGAVLLGASPELLLRKQGNVIVSNPLAGSARRMNDEHLDYLNSQSLLNSGKDKHEHKLVVDDIRQRLTPLCASLTIPSAPSLMSTASMWHLSTAIRGELANPDMTALQVACQLHPTPALCGFPTQEARQLIAELEPHDRGVFSGIVGWCDANGDGEWAVAIRCGTIKHNKVRLFAGAGIVEASVPEDEWAETAAKLNTMLNAFGLNSGVDGL